A window of the Bacillus sp. A301a_S52 genome harbors these coding sequences:
- a CDS encoding acyltransferase family protein, translating to MVKEIFVLRSIGCLCIVFLHSIYIALTTLPEREIGALSAALFDSLQLLLYFGTPMFIFISQFLISYSYRERPLPNHFLTKRFRYILIPFIFMAFFYSLPTLFEGSTNWLTKFAMNVLLGDYHGYFILIIFQFYLFHKYFNHYLQKMPPKIVFLLAFLINGSYLWTFNFTSPPDSLPYSEYIWERLYWMPLFGWLFYFVLGYYAGLYYEKLIVFLERWRYVLLVGPLVSSGIVLFLYHTDIIVVHSSKRIDILFHTAIICFCLFYLTSLLKKLPQFLVLISRYSFGIYLLHYFYIFIADYLFRLYPLQLGVMYIFLLFGFSLLCSIVTIYWLNKWRYGYLIIGKVGVPYVEADPSQRLKIKES from the coding sequence ATGGTGAAAGAAATCTTTGTATTACGCAGTATTGGCTGTTTATGTATTGTTTTTTTACATAGTATTTATATTGCTCTCACAACCCTTCCTGAAAGGGAAATTGGCGCTTTATCAGCGGCGTTGTTTGATTCGTTACAACTGCTGCTCTACTTCGGAACGCCTATGTTTATTTTCATTTCACAATTTCTAATTTCATACTCTTATAGAGAACGCCCTTTACCAAATCATTTTTTAACTAAACGATTTCGGTATATTTTGATTCCTTTTATTTTTATGGCCTTTTTTTACTCGTTACCAACTCTTTTTGAAGGTTCAACTAATTGGTTAACTAAATTTGCAATGAATGTATTATTAGGGGATTACCATGGATACTTTATATTAATTATCTTCCAGTTTTATTTGTTTCATAAATATTTTAATCATTATTTACAGAAAATGCCTCCCAAAATAGTTTTTTTACTCGCTTTTTTAATAAATGGTAGTTATTTATGGACGTTTAACTTTACCTCTCCTCCTGATAGCCTTCCATACTCTGAATACATATGGGAGCGCCTTTATTGGATGCCCTTATTTGGGTGGCTGTTTTATTTTGTCCTAGGGTACTATGCCGGATTGTATTATGAGAAACTTATCGTTTTTCTGGAAAGATGGCGATATGTTCTTTTAGTTGGCCCGTTAGTAAGTAGCGGTATCGTCCTCTTTTTATACCACACTGATATAATTGTCGTTCACAGTTCAAAAAGAATAGACATACTATTTCATACTGCAATCATATGTTTTTGTTTATTCTATCTCACTTCTTTATTAAAAAAACTGCCACAGTTTCTCGTATTGATTAGTAGATATTCTTTTGGGATTTATTTGCTACATTATTTTTATATTTTTATAGCCGATTACTTATTTCGTTTATATCCTTTACAGCTAGGAGTTATGTATATTTTTCTTTTATTTGGATTCAGTTTATTATGTTCAATAGTGACAATCTACTGGCTAAATAAATGGCGCTACGGCTATCTGATTATTGGAAAGGTCGGTGTTCCTTATGTTGAAGCTGATCCCTCGCAAAGGTTAAAAATAAAGGAAAGCTAG
- a CDS encoding PFL family protein produces MNIAFAEIQETIRMVQMESLDIRTVTMGINLKDCVDPDFEKMDQRVYDKITHYAKNLTSVAADVEKEYGIPIINKRISITPIAELLGHATKDEAVQLAKTLDKAARVLGVDFIGGYSALVHKAINKGDQVLLDALPEALSQTERVCGSVSVATTRSGINMEAVKQVGQVIQKASELTKDQNGIACAKLVVFCNPVEDNPFMAGAFHGVGEGEAVINVGVSGPGVVLNALKRYPDADLGGVSDVIKKTAFKITRAGELIGRVVADRLNLPFGIMDLSLAPTNAMNDSVAEILEEIGLERVGTHGTIAALALMNDAVKKGGAMASSYVGGLSGAFIPVSEDNGMIRGIEDKSLSLDKLEAMTCVCSVGLDMIAVSGDASPASLSGLIADEMAIGMINKKTTAVRVIPVPGKEEGDMVEFGGLLGRAPVMGLNPFSSEKLIARSGRIPAPLQSLIN; encoded by the coding sequence ATGAATATTGCTTTTGCTGAGATACAAGAAACCATTCGAATGGTGCAAATGGAAAGCCTTGATATTCGCACTGTCACAATGGGAATAAATTTAAAAGACTGTGTTGATCCTGATTTTGAAAAAATGGATCAGCGGGTGTATGACAAAATTACACACTATGCCAAAAACTTGACATCTGTAGCAGCAGATGTAGAAAAAGAATACGGCATTCCCATTATTAACAAACGAATTTCTATTACCCCTATTGCTGAACTTCTTGGTCATGCTACGAAAGACGAAGCTGTTCAACTAGCTAAAACACTTGATAAAGCAGCTCGCGTCCTCGGTGTTGATTTTATAGGTGGCTACTCTGCACTTGTACATAAAGCCATTAACAAAGGGGACCAAGTACTACTAGATGCACTTCCTGAAGCTTTGAGTCAAACTGAAAGAGTTTGTGGATCTGTCTCTGTTGCCACCACTCGAAGTGGGATTAACATGGAGGCTGTAAAACAAGTGGGACAGGTGATACAGAAAGCGTCGGAATTGACTAAGGACCAGAACGGTATAGCGTGCGCTAAACTTGTCGTTTTTTGTAACCCTGTAGAAGACAATCCGTTTATGGCTGGTGCCTTCCATGGTGTGGGCGAAGGAGAAGCCGTAATTAATGTAGGCGTAAGTGGTCCTGGTGTTGTGTTAAATGCATTGAAACGCTATCCAGACGCCGATTTAGGTGGCGTCTCGGATGTTATTAAAAAAACAGCTTTTAAAATTACGAGGGCTGGTGAGTTAATAGGCCGAGTTGTAGCTGATCGTTTAAATTTACCGTTCGGTATTATGGATTTATCACTCGCCCCTACAAATGCTATGAATGATAGTGTTGCTGAAATTTTAGAAGAAATTGGCCTTGAACGTGTTGGTACACATGGTACGATCGCTGCATTAGCCCTTATGAACGACGCTGTGAAAAAAGGTGGTGCTATGGCTAGTTCTTATGTGGGAGGATTAAGCGGTGCCTTTATTCCAGTCAGTGAAGATAACGGCATGATTCGAGGAATTGAGGATAAGTCATTAAGCCTCGATAAACTGGAAGCTATGACATGTGTATGCTCAGTAGGTTTAGATATGATTGCAGTCAGTGGGGACGCCTCACCAGCATCCCTTTCTGGTCTTATCGCCGATGAAATGGCAATAGGCATGATTAACAAAAAAACGACAGCAGTACGTGTCATTCCTGTTCCAGGAAAAGAAGAAGGAGATATGGTTGAATTCGGTGGTTTGTTAGGTAGAGCTCCTGTAATGGGCTTAAATCCATTTAGCTCGGAGAAGCTCATAGCTCGATCTGGCCGTATTCCAGCACCTCTACAATCACTTATTAATTAA
- a CDS encoding ACT domain-containing protein, translating into MEQKRAVVSVVGKDQVGIIAKVTAILADNHMNVLDISQTILQDFFTMMMLVDVSEAENLDKLQSEFDQASHELGLKINIQLEDIFQSMHRI; encoded by the coding sequence ATGGAACAAAAACGTGCAGTGGTAAGTGTAGTAGGTAAAGATCAAGTCGGTATTATTGCTAAAGTAACAGCCATCCTTGCTGATAATCACATGAATGTGCTTGATATCAGCCAAACAATTTTACAAGATTTTTTCACAATGATGATGTTAGTAGACGTCTCAGAAGCTGAAAATCTTGATAAATTACAATCCGAATTTGATCAAGCAAGCCATGAACTAGGTCTTAAAATCAACATTCAATTAGAAGATATTTTTCAATCAATGCACCGTATTTAA
- a CDS encoding serine hydrolase gives MFNKLSLLLMIFLICLMILFIYVYLSNDTPKETTWEFHEDIEAAGWNLDALEQARRYYESINSTAVMVIYEGKVLLSWGEVAEPTNAHSVRKSFLSALFGIELEKGTFHLEETLSDFGINDHTPLTDIEKSAYLADLLRSSSGVYLPAGEESWGMRRARPTRGAHLPGTYYYYNNWDFNVLGTIYNEGTDSDLFEDFYEQIARPIGMEDFELSHTEYKYENRRSQHPSYLFRMSARDFARFGQLYLQEGEWEGKQIIPKEWIEQSTSNHASVPNNTLFDYGYLWRVATESPFHDLQMYSAVGRYGQSIDIIPELDLVFVNRVNSNGWMFPFTRSSVNDLQRLQLLQLIIDAKRSDS, from the coding sequence TTGTTTAATAAACTTAGTCTGTTACTAATGATTTTCTTAATATGTTTAATGATATTATTTATTTACGTTTATCTGTCGAATGATACGCCTAAAGAAACGACTTGGGAGTTTCATGAGGATATTGAGGCAGCTGGTTGGAATCTTGATGCGCTTGAACAAGCGAGACGTTATTATGAGTCAATAAATTCTACTGCGGTCATGGTTATTTACGAAGGGAAGGTTCTCCTCTCATGGGGGGAGGTTGCTGAACCTACTAATGCTCATTCCGTGAGAAAAAGTTTTTTAAGTGCTTTGTTTGGGATTGAGTTGGAAAAAGGGACCTTTCACTTAGAAGAAACCCTTTCAGACTTTGGGATCAATGATCATACACCACTCACTGATATAGAGAAAAGCGCTTATTTAGCGGATTTATTACGTTCCTCCTCAGGCGTTTATTTACCAGCAGGGGAAGAATCATGGGGAATGCGAAGAGCTAGGCCAACTCGTGGGGCGCACTTGCCAGGAACTTATTATTACTATAATAATTGGGATTTCAATGTTTTAGGCACAATATACAACGAGGGAACAGACAGTGATTTGTTTGAGGACTTCTATGAACAAATTGCCAGGCCAATCGGTATGGAGGATTTTGAGCTTAGCCATACAGAATATAAGTATGAAAATCGTCGCTCTCAGCACCCTTCTTATTTGTTTAGAATGTCTGCGAGAGACTTTGCCCGCTTTGGACAGTTGTATTTACAAGAAGGGGAGTGGGAGGGGAAGCAGATCATCCCGAAAGAATGGATTGAACAAAGCACATCTAACCACGCTAGTGTACCTAACAATACACTTTTTGATTACGGATATCTTTGGCGGGTGGCGACAGAGTCTCCATTTCATGACCTGCAGATGTATTCAGCAGTTGGGAGATATGGCCAGTCCATTGACATTATTCCTGAACTAGATCTCGTTTTCGTCAATCGTGTAAATTCAAATGGTTGGATGTTTCCCTTCACAAGAAGCAGTGTCAATGACCTTCAGCGGCTCCAGTTGTTACAATTAATTATTGATGCTAAAAGGTCTGATAGCTAA